The following proteins are encoded in a genomic region of Aquifex aeolicus VF5:
- a CDS encoding nickel-dependent hydrogenase large subunit has protein sequence MKRVVVDPVTRIEGHLRIEIMVDEETGQVKDALSAGTMWRGIELIVRNRDPRDVWAFTQRICGVCTSIHALASLRAVEDALEITIPKNANYIRNIMYGSLQVHDHVVHFYHLHALDWVSPVEALKADPVATAALANKILEKYGVLNEFMPDFLGHRAYPKKFPKATPGYFREFQKKIKKLVESGQLGIFAAHWWDHPDYQMLPPEVHLIGIAHYLNMLDVQRELFIPQVVFGGKNPHPHYIVGGVNCSISMDDMNAPVNAERLAVVEDAIYTQVESTDFFYIPDILAIADIYLNQHNWFYGGGLSKKRVIGYGDYPDEPYTGIKNGDYHKKILWHSNGVVEDFYKGVEKAKFYNLEGKDFTDPEQIQEFVTHSWYKYPDETKGLHPWDGITEPNYTGPKEGTKTHWKYLDENGKYSWIKAPRWRGKACEVGPLARYIIVYTKVKQGHIKPTWVDELIVNQIDTVSKILNLPPEKWLPTTVGRTIARALEAQMSAHTNLYWMKKLYDNIKAGDTSVANMEKWDPSTWPKEAKGVGLTEAPRGALGHWVIIKDGKVANYQCVVPTTWNGSPKDPKGQHGAFEESMIDTKVKVPEKPLEVLRGIHSFDPCLACSTHLYNEKGEEIASVRVQGVVHV, from the coding sequence ATGAAGAGAGTTGTAGTTGATCCTGTAACAAGGATAGAAGGTCATTTGAGAATTGAGATAATGGTTGACGAGGAAACAGGACAAGTGAAAGACGCCCTCTCCGCCGGAACTATGTGGAGGGGGATTGAACTCATAGTGAGAAACAGGGACCCGAGAGACGTATGGGCATTTACCCAGAGAATATGCGGAGTTTGCACGTCCATACACGCCCTCGCATCACTGAGAGCTGTAGAAGACGCACTTGAGATAACTATTCCCAAAAACGCAAACTACATAAGGAATATAATGTACGGTTCACTTCAGGTTCACGACCACGTGGTTCACTTTTACCACCTCCATGCACTCGACTGGGTTTCTCCTGTAGAAGCCCTGAAGGCGGACCCCGTCGCCACAGCGGCACTTGCAAACAAAATCCTTGAAAAGTACGGTGTTCTGAACGAATTTATGCCCGACTTTTTAGGCCACAGGGCTTACCCCAAAAAGTTCCCCAAAGCCACTCCCGGTTACTTCAGGGAGTTTCAGAAGAAGATAAAGAAGCTCGTTGAGAGCGGACAGCTCGGAATATTTGCCGCACACTGGTGGGATCACCCAGATTACCAGATGCTCCCGCCGGAAGTTCACCTCATAGGAATAGCCCACTACCTAAACATGCTTGACGTCCAGAGAGAACTCTTTATACCTCAGGTGGTGTTCGGCGGAAAGAACCCCCACCCCCACTACATAGTTGGAGGAGTTAACTGTTCAATCTCCATGGACGATATGAACGCACCCGTAAACGCGGAAAGACTCGCGGTCGTAGAAGACGCTATATACACTCAGGTAGAGTCCACAGACTTTTTCTACATTCCCGACATTCTCGCAATCGCCGATATATACCTCAATCAACATAACTGGTTCTACGGCGGTGGACTTTCCAAGAAGAGGGTAATAGGATACGGAGACTATCCCGATGAGCCCTACACGGGCATAAAGAACGGGGATTACCACAAGAAGATACTGTGGCACTCAAACGGAGTCGTTGAAGACTTTTACAAGGGTGTGGAAAAGGCCAAGTTCTACAACCTAGAAGGAAAGGACTTTACGGATCCAGAGCAAATTCAGGAGTTCGTCACCCACTCCTGGTATAAGTATCCCGACGAAACGAAGGGACTTCACCCCTGGGATGGAATAACCGAGCCGAATTACACCGGACCGAAGGAAGGAACGAAAACCCACTGGAAGTACCTTGACGAAAACGGAAAGTACTCTTGGATAAAAGCTCCGAGATGGAGAGGAAAGGCCTGTGAAGTAGGACCTCTGGCAAGGTACATAATCGTCTACACAAAAGTAAAGCAGGGACACATAAAACCCACCTGGGTAGACGAACTCATAGTCAATCAAATAGACACCGTGTCCAAGATATTGAACCTCCCTCCCGAAAAGTGGCTGCCCACTACGGTCGGAAGGACAATCGCGAGGGCACTGGAAGCCCAGATGTCAGCACATACAAACCTCTACTGGATGAAGAAACTCTATGACAACATAAAGGCGGGAGACACGAGCGTGGCAAACATGGAAAAGTGGGACCCCTCCACATGGCCAAAAGAGGCAAAGGGAGTGGGATTGACGGAAGCCCCGAGAGGTGCTCTCGGACACTGGGTGATAATAAAAGACGGAAAAGTGGCGAATTATCAGTGCGTTGTTCCAACCACATGGAACGGTTCTCCCAAGGACCCGAAGGGACAGCACGGAGCATTTGAAGAGTCAATGATTGACACGAAGGTAAAGGTTCCCGAAAAGCCCCTTGAAGTTCTCAGAGGTATTCACTCATTTGACCCGTGCCTTGCATGTTCAACGCACCTCTACAACGAAAAGGGAGAAGAGATAGCCAGCGTAAGGGTTCAGGGGGTGGTTCATGTTTAA
- the cybH gene encoding Ni/Fe-hydrogenase, b-type cytochrome subunit: MFKRIFIFSASLRIWHWINFLTIMVLFFTGLYIGTPYFTTSSGYEATYAYDKNITMGFIRFLHFSAGYVLLFSFLFRIFIAFFRKGDRLFIPKFWTIEYWEGIKETLKEYLLIGSRKPMIRNPLARTAYFFVYLMIFFMIATGFGMYGLSDPDGFWASVFGWVVWSLGGEFEAHYWHHIVAWLIILFFIVHVYFVSREDFVHKNGEVSSMFNGSKFFKKDPVDLKDIK, translated from the coding sequence ATGTTTAAGAGGATTTTTATATTCAGCGCTTCCTTGAGGATATGGCACTGGATAAACTTCCTCACCATAATGGTCTTATTTTTTACGGGACTCTACATAGGGACGCCTTACTTCACGACCTCTTCGGGATACGAGGCAACCTACGCCTACGATAAGAACATAACGATGGGATTTATAAGGTTTCTTCACTTTTCCGCCGGCTACGTCTTACTCTTTTCCTTCCTCTTCAGGATTTTCATAGCCTTCTTCAGAAAGGGAGACAGACTCTTCATCCCTAAGTTCTGGACGATAGAGTACTGGGAAGGGATAAAGGAAACCTTAAAAGAATACCTCCTTATAGGCTCCCGCAAACCGATGATAAGGAATCCCTTAGCGAGAACCGCATACTTTTTCGTTTACTTGATGATTTTCTTCATGATAGCAACGGGCTTCGGGATGTACGGACTTTCTGACCCCGACGGATTCTGGGCTTCCGTCTTTGGCTGGGTTGTCTGGAGTCTGGGAGGAGAGTTTGAAGCCCACTACTGGCACCATATAGTTGCATGGCTGATAATACTCTTCTTTATAGTTCACGTTTACTTCGTATCTAGGGAAGACTTCGTCCACAAAAACGGAGAAGTTTCTTCTATGTTCAACGGCTCTAAGTTCTTCAAAAAAGACCCTGTTGACCTTAAAGATATAAAGTAA
- a CDS encoding HupE/UreJ family protein, translating to MRKFLPFVGLASFAFAHPGHFHGVNPFNSGLIHPLTGLDHLSVMVAVGLLGSYYAGKKAFLPALTFVSFMTLGSILGLLGVSVPFVESGIILSVALMGILLFAKDLKLSYVLPLIGIFGILHGVAHGYEAPQTLHPVYYVLGFVLSTAALHFTGLLFGKALKEKLVRVSGLLLLALAFLL from the coding sequence ATGAGGAAGTTTTTACCTTTTGTGGGGCTCGCTTCTTTTGCCTTTGCACACCCGGGACACTTTCACGGCGTAAACCCTTTTAACTCCGGACTCATTCACCCGCTCACCGGGCTGGATCACTTGTCCGTTATGGTGGCCGTAGGACTCCTCGGCAGTTACTACGCAGGAAAGAAGGCGTTTCTACCCGCTCTTACGTTTGTTAGCTTCATGACGCTCGGTTCAATACTTGGACTCCTCGGAGTTAGCGTTCCCTTCGTGGAAAGCGGGATAATTCTTTCCGTTGCTTTAATGGGAATACTTCTCTTTGCAAAGGACTTAAAACTCTCTTACGTACTCCCGCTTATAGGAATTTTTGGAATTCTTCATGGTGTAGCTCACGGATACGAAGCTCCCCAGACATTACACCCGGTTTACTACGTTCTCGGATTTGTACTCTCTACCGCAGCACTTCACTTCACCGGATTGCTTTTCGGGAAGGCTCTTAAAGAGAAACTCGTTAGGGTATCGGGACTACTCCTCCTTGCCCTTGCCTTCCTCCTTTGA